One window of Candidatus Krumholzibacteriota bacterium genomic DNA carries:
- a CDS encoding ATP-binding cassette domain-containing protein, translated as MGEDGHITTWTEGFLARRGAAVLELTDVTKRYDGHTAVDQLSLTVDRGGVFGLLGPNGAGKTTTIRMVMGIIEPDEGSVRVFGEPFSERSKERIGYLPEERGLYRKMKTIDHLVFLGEIKGIDRNTAAERALRWLDRVELGDWAGKTIESLSKGMQQKIQFISTILHEPQLIILDEPFTGLDPINTQLLKDIIMELKGEGRTIVLSTHLMDQVEKLCERICLINKGRPILEGRVADLKMRFSQNVVTLRFGGDRREIEGLPGVERVRDFGQELAVTVAPGTDTNLILRGALDRGRVDRFEIGELSLHDIFIQQVKERGGELDEETAGHRPA; from the coding sequence AGGAGGGGAGCAGCGGTGCTTGAACTGACCGACGTCACGAAACGATACGACGGCCACACGGCCGTCGACCAACTGTCGCTCACCGTCGACCGGGGAGGCGTCTTCGGCCTGCTCGGGCCGAACGGCGCCGGCAAGACGACGACGATCCGGATGGTGATGGGGATCATCGAACCCGACGAGGGCTCGGTCCGCGTCTTCGGCGAGCCGTTCAGCGAGCGGTCGAAAGAGCGGATCGGCTATTTGCCCGAGGAGCGCGGCCTCTACCGCAAGATGAAGACGATCGACCATCTCGTCTTCCTCGGCGAGATCAAGGGGATCGACCGGAATACCGCCGCCGAGCGGGCTCTCCGCTGGCTCGACCGCGTCGAGCTGGGCGACTGGGCCGGGAAGACGATCGAGTCCCTCTCCAAGGGGATGCAGCAGAAGATCCAGTTCATCTCGACGATTCTCCACGAGCCGCAGCTCATCATCCTCGACGAGCCCTTCACCGGGCTCGACCCGATCAACACGCAGCTCCTCAAGGACATCATCATGGAGCTGAAGGGCGAGGGACGCACGATCGTCCTCTCCACCCATCTCATGGACCAGGTCGAGAAGCTCTGCGAGCGGATCTGCCTCATCAACAAGGGACGACCGATCCTCGAGGGGAGGGTCGCCGACCTGAAGATGCGGTTCAGCCAGAACGTCGTCACCCTGCGCTTCGGCGGCGACCGGCGGGAGATCGAGGGGCTTCCCGGGGTCGAGCGCGTGCGCGATTTCGGCCAGGAGCTGGCCGTCACCGTCGCACCGGGGACCGACACCAACCTGATCCTCCGCGGCGCCCTCGACCGCGGCCGCGTCGACCGCTTCGAGATCGGGGAGCTGTCGCTGCACGACATCTTCATCCAACAGGTGAAGGAGAGGGGGGGTGAGCTCGATGAGGAAACTGCTGGTCATCGCCCGGCGTGA